From Oncorhynchus tshawytscha isolate Ot180627B unplaced genomic scaffold, Otsh_v2.0 Un_contig_14253_pilon_pilon, whole genome shotgun sequence, one genomic window encodes:
- the LOC121842807 gene encoding amelogenin-like, with translation PYQPHQPHQPYKPYQPYKPHQPYQPYQPYKPHQAYKPYQPYKPHQAYKPYQPYQPYQPHQPHQPYQAYRPYKPHQPYQPYLPYQPYKAHQPYQPYQPYKPYKPYQPYQPYQHYQPYQPHQPYQPHQPYKPYQPYQPYQP, from the coding sequence ccctaccagccccACCAGCCCCACCAGCCCTACAAGCCCTACCAGCCCTACAAGCCCCaccagccctaccagccctaccagccctacAAGCCCCaccaggcctacaagccctaCCAGCCCTACAAGCCCCaccaggcctacaagccctaccagccctaccagccctaccagccccACCAGCCCCACCAGCCCTACCAGGCCTACCGGCCCTACAAGCCCCaccagccctaccagccctacCTGCCCTACCAGCCCTACAAGGCCCaccagccctaccagccctaccagccctacAAGCCCTACAAGCcctaccagccctaccagccctaccagcactaccagccctaccagccccACCAGCCTTACCAGCCCCACCAGCCCTACAAGCcctaccagccctaccagccATACCAGCCCTAG